A genome region from Cucumis sativus cultivar 9930 chromosome 4, Cucumber_9930_V3, whole genome shotgun sequence includes the following:
- the LOC101217435 gene encoding xyloglucan-specific galacturonosyltransferase 1, whose amino-acid sequence MAKMAGISRIRPWKKVKEERRDQVCGSEYGTALLRFFLYRIPTAICLIVILVLWSSSTTILSGKFIHVCFSSRKLTDLYCLSAGSHSNFPIPIQHSHSDSQLWESERGSTTLGRKEDKNNSSNSNNNSYIIKQIIEVPEASSNSNSEESIMNEEKSMNNYYNSSKKESREKVAVGGAIKMGSRDEEEEEKEIIAMKAIEEQLREQRSWINNNNNGAAGKCGGGRGIYVYELPAKFNKELVGQCGEMVPWMNFCKYFNNEGLGEKIPELGDGWYNTNQYALEPIFHSRVLKHPCRVYNQEEAKLFYVPYYGGLDILRWHFKNNVTYELKDSLGLELIQWLSAQKPWAKNSGKDHVFVLGKISWDFRRNANGNINGYNSNNPSWGTKFLELHQLQNPIKLLIERQPWHQNDVGIPHPTFFHPHSDDDIFAWQWKAIRSRRKYLVGFAGGARPESSENIRSLLIDHCTTTEGGRLCRHLNCKKGDCDRPKAVIELFLESEFCLQPPGDSPTRKSVFDSLISGCIPVFFDPFTAYYQYPWHLPEDHGKYSVMIDKKELKRSGENVVKKLEGISLEKREEMRSYIIYELMPGLVYGDSNNVIDKFQDAYHIAISNLLQRVSML is encoded by the exons ATGGCGAAAATGGCAGGAATTTCTAGAATTAGGCCATGGAAGAAagtgaaggaagaaagaagagatcAAGTGTGTGGAAGTGAATACGGCACCGCGTTGTTGAGGTTTTTTCTATATAGAATTCCCACTGCCATTTGCTTGATCGTGATTCTGGTTTTATGGTCATCTTCAACTACCATTCTTTCTGGAAAATTCAttcatgtttgtttttcttcaagaaaacTTACTGATCTTTACTGCCTTTCTGCTGGCTCACATTCCAACTTTCCAATCCCCATCCAACACTCTCACTCCGATTCCCAACTTTG GGAATCAGAAAGAGGGAGCACAACATTAGGAAGAAAggaagataaaaataattcaagtAATTCCAACAACAACAGCTACATTATAAAACAGATTATTGAAGTTCCAGAAGCTTCGTCCAATTCTAATTCAGAGGAGTCCATCATGAACGAAGAAAAGAGtatgaataattattataattcttcAAAGAAGGAAAGCAGAGAGAAGGTGGCGGTTGGGGGTGCAATTAAAATGGGAAGTAGAGAtgaggaggaagaggagaagGAGATTATTGCGATGAAGGCAATTGAAGAGCAATTACGTGAGCAGCGGTCGTggattaataataataataatggggCGGCGGGGAAGTGCGGCGGAGGAAGAGGAATTTATGTGTACGAATTGCCGGcgaaatttaataaagaattGGTGGGGCAATGTGGAGAAATGGTTCCGTGGATGAActtttgtaagtattttaataATGAAGGTTTGGGAGAGAAGATTCCGGAGCTTGGAGATGGATGGTATAATACTAATCAATATGCCCTTGAGCCCATTTTTCATTCAAG GGTTTTAAAGCATCCGTGTAGGGTATACAACCAAGAAGAAGCCAAGCTTTTCTACGTACCCTACTATGGTGGACTAGATATTCTCCGATGGCATTTCAAGAACAATGTTACCTATGAACTTAAGGATTCATTGGGGTTAGAACTCATTCAATGGCTGTCGGCTCAAAAACCATGGGCCAAAAACTCAGGCAAGGACCATGTCTTCGTTTTGGGAAAAATCTCTTGGGATTTTCGAAGAAACGCCAACGGTAACATTAACGGTTATAACAGTAATAACCCTTCATGGGGCACCAAATTTTTGGAACTTCACCAATTACAAAACCCCATCAAACTCCTAATTGAACGACAGCCTTGGCACCAAAACGACGTTGGAATACCTCATCCCACATTCTTCCACCCTCACTCAGACGATGATATTTTCGCCTGGCAGTGGAAAGCCATACGATCCCGCAGGAAATATCTCGTCGGGTTTGCTGGAGGTGCACGACCCGAATCGTCGGAAAACATACGGTCGTTATTAATCGACCATTGCACTACGACAGAGGGCGGAAGGCTTTGTCGACATTTAAACTGCAAGAAAGGAGACTGCGACAGACCGAAGGCAGTAATTGAGCTTTTCTTGGAGTCAGAATTTTGCTTGCAACCTCCTGGAGACAGCCCGACAAGGAAATCAGTTTTCGATTCGTTGATTTCGGGTTGTATTCCAGTTTTCTTCGACCCGTTTACGGCTTATTATCAGTATCCATGGCATTTACCGGAGGATCATGGTAAATATTCAGTGATGATTGATAAAAAGGAGTTGAAGAGAAGTGGTGAAAATGTGGTGAAAAAATTGGAGGGGATTTCTCtagagaaaagagaggaaatgAGAAGCTATATAATTTATGAGCTCATGCCTGGGTTGGTTTATGGAGATTCAAATAATGTGATTGACAAATTCCAAGATGCTTATCATATAGCAATTAGTAATTTGCTTCAAAGGGTTTCCATGTTGTAA